Proteins from a genomic interval of Salmo salar chromosome ssa14, Ssal_v3.1, whole genome shotgun sequence:
- the LOC106569648 gene encoding probable G-protein coupled receptor 148, which yields MNTTQHLTTQFQMVLSENKAAMANSSHQWYDSLQRWHLELFLIPASLLTLATLLANPILLACILFSRSLRQETRYLLLANTLAADMLFLSLNLVTVVCNTLGVAMLRVLCELVSAVTAVAYCCAVLTVTLKVVDTYVAVRWPLHYHDLLPPARTRKILVGVWLLAAMYPLSLVIVMEVMEDNAPQRSEVCLILISIGKMGSEMMVGVHIYFTMGAVVCTLLILYCYGRLYWVTKTQGIWQSRYSRARVTLLAHGVLLLLYFSPGLVFTVELVLYQRQEVSQDIRVWINTVNMCMLMLLPRACAPYLYGLWYRDISDTLLAVLHRRRRLSQVTVA from the coding sequence atgaatacgacccagcaTCTAACCACACAGTTCCAGATGGTTCTATCAGAGAACAAGGCAGCCATGGCCAACAGTTCACACCAGTGGTATGACAGTCTGCAGCGCTGGCACCTGGAGCTCTTCCtgatccctgcctccctcctgaCCCTGGCCACCCTGCTGGCCAACCCCATCCTCCTGGCCTGCATCCTCTTCTCCCGTTCCCTGCGCCAGGAGACCCGCTACCTCCTCCTGGCTAACACCCTGGCCGCAGACATGCTCTTCCTCTCCCTCAACCTTGTTACTGTAGTCTGTAATACTTTGGGGGTAGCCATGCTGAGGGTACTCTGTGAGCTGGTTTCGGCAGTGACCGCCGTGGCGTATTGCTGTGCTGTGCTGACCGTCACACTAAAGGTGGTGGATACATACGTGGCGGTACGTTGGCCACTCCACTACCACGATCTGCTCCCCCCGGCCCGTACCCGAAAGATCCTAGTCGGGGTCTGGCTGTTAGCCGCCATGTACCCCCTCTCCCTGGTCATTGTcatggaggtgatggaggacaaCGCCCCACAGAGGTCAGAGGTGTGTCTCATTCTCATCTCCATAGGCAAGATGGGCAGTGAGATGATGGTGGGCGTTCACATCTACTTCACCATGGGAGCCGTTGTCTGCACGCTGCTCATCCTGTATTGTTACGGCCGTCTCTACTGGGTCACCAAGACCCAGGGCATCTGGCAGAGCCGCTACTCCCGGGCCCGGGTCACCCTCTTGGCCCACGGGGTTCTGCTCCTGCTCTACTTCAGCCCGGGCCTGGTCTTCACTGTGGAGCTGGTTCTGTACCAGCGCCAGGAGGTCAGCCAGGATATCCGCGTGTGGATCAACACTGTCAATATGTGTATGCTGATGCTACTGCCCAGGGCCTGTGCTCCCTACCTGTATGGTCTATGGTATAGGGATATCTCTGATACTCTCCTGGCAGTGTTGCACCGACGCAGGAGGCTCAGTCAGGTCACTGTGGCCTAG
- the mterf4 gene encoding transcription termination factor 4, mitochondrial yields the protein MSVQATGRLVLQWTLRNATCPVLNLRTILGSDNVRQRGFMTCRLLCSTHNQTSTLHQHTDLSQLQLQPGRELSIRALLDMGFTDTQADQLLEAATKGRGGQSEHASSTLMALFVLGLNPSSVLKVLEKCPELFYVKGTQLQQRMDNLRRLGLLEGSLQRVVSHYPQILTLPLRRVNTVARFLREKCAFTVQQATDIIRDSPAVVQDNLGQLEYKFQYAYFRMGVKQAEMVKSKLFRVTLEEVRCRHSFLERRGLYQTPDKKGQTLIVNPKLKDILAVTEETYLADIAMATQEEFKVFQKLMAREWQEEDDEQERDMGADSDDDDEKMKMRKI from the exons ATGAGCGTTCAAGCAACCGGACGTCTG GTTCTGCAATGGACCCTGAGAAATGCAACCTGCCCTGTCCTGAACCTAAGAACCATCCTTGGGAGTGACAATGTACGACAACGAGGTTTCATGACATGCAGACTCCTCTGTTCCACCCACAACCAGACTAGCACCCTGCATCAACATACTGACCTGTCACAGCTCCAACTGCAGCCGGGCAGGGAGCTATCCATACGGGCTCTACTTGACATGGGCTTCACAGACACGCAGGCAGATCAACTCTTAGAGGCAGCAACCAAGGGTCGAGGAGGGCAGAGTGAACATGCCTCTTCCACACTCATGGCTCTGTTCGTCCTGGGCCTCAACCCATCTAGTGTGCTGAAAGTCCTGGAGAAGTGTCCAGAGTTGTTTTACGTGAAGGGCACTCAGCTGCAGCAACGTATGGACAACCTGAGGAGACTAGGGCTGCTTGAAG GAAGTCTGCAGCGGgtggtgagccactacccccagATCCTGACCCTGCCTCTGAGGAGGGTGAACACGGTGGCCAGGTTCCTCAGGGAGAAGTGTGCCTTCACGGTCCAGCAGGCCACTGACATCATCAGAGACTCTCCAGCCGTGGTGCAGGACAACCTGGGACAGCTGGAGTACAAGTTCCAG TACGCTTACTTCCGCATGGGGGTCAAGCAGGCGGAGATGGTGAAGTCCAAGCTGTTCCGTGTCACCCTGGAGGAAGTACGCTGCAGACACAGCTTCCTGGAGCGCAGGGGACTGTACCAAACCCCAGACAAGAAGGGCCAGACTCTCATAGTCAACCCCAAACTCAAAGACATCCTAGCCGTCACCGAGGAAACTTACCTCGCTGACATCGCCATGGCAACACAGGAGGAGTTTAAGGTGTTTCAGAAGCTGATGGCGAGAGAATggcaggaggaggatgatgagcaGGAGAGGGACATGGGAGCtgacagtgatgatgatgatgagaagaTGAAGATGAGGAAGATATGA